In Methylomagnum ishizawai, one DNA window encodes the following:
- a CDS encoding DUF3604 domain-containing protein, whose translation MNRKPYFGETHLHTGLSFDASTRFVNTRPNQAYDFAKAKGSLTLPDANGAQTVNVVIDRALDWGAVTDHSEFFGEMGVCKDYINSKPEARYSLECQLLNGDNWTFAAIPNNDTQYEFSGLGFQMLVSQGLGPASFNKHLPVCTSSADNREQCDAAEAAVWGEIRQAAEDAYDRTPNCTFTSFNAYEVTSTPSGTTWHRNVIFRNDKVVAKPITAIDMAVESNPDVQKAPAIFWTFDSNGNSVPPKPENLWNGLDWSCLQGHDTTPGTATRCDVLTIPHNTNIGGGVKAPNGMVLIPPSFYPPGNTALAEQRANWEPLVEIFQVKGSSECRFDPRAQAGVLTTDEFCNFELLDGLGAPSAGVNGSTAPSPSDFSPNAFVRNVWKDGLSLADSYKDAAHPKGINPFKMGVVSGSDAHTGVLGWHPENRTWPGHAGYDDAIPTRAGSAIENNTGGYTVAWAEENSRDAIFSALKRKETYGTSGTRPIVRFFAGWDANMPSDLCAKNFVPYAYQNGVPMGGELDALPKPTNAKKPRFIVAAWKDDMINTPLQQIQIIKGWVDPATQQAYEEVVHVAGDDAVAGDAPGGVDTQCRKLATGYDQLCKVWTDKNFNPKQRAFYYARVLETPVCRWSTDMCQANYGLNPLKPAQCKNTLNQLRASDNPEDRQKAVNGAACCNNETTKFNIVQPVIQERAWTSPIWYEPAQ comes from the coding sequence GTGAATCGAAAACCCTATTTCGGCGAAACCCACTTGCATACCGGATTGTCCTTCGATGCCAGCACCCGCTTCGTCAATACCCGGCCCAACCAAGCCTATGATTTCGCCAAGGCCAAAGGCTCCTTGACTTTGCCCGATGCCAACGGTGCCCAAACCGTGAACGTGGTTATCGACCGGGCTTTGGATTGGGGGGCGGTCACCGATCATTCCGAGTTTTTCGGTGAAATGGGCGTCTGCAAGGACTATATCAATAGCAAACCCGAGGCCAGATACTCGCTCGAATGCCAGTTGCTCAACGGCGATAACTGGACATTCGCGGCGATACCCAACAACGATACCCAGTATGAGTTTTCCGGGCTGGGTTTCCAGATGCTGGTATCCCAAGGCTTGGGGCCGGCTTCCTTCAACAAGCATTTGCCGGTCTGTACCAGCAGTGCCGATAACCGGGAACAATGCGATGCCGCCGAGGCGGCGGTGTGGGGGGAAATACGCCAGGCCGCCGAAGATGCCTATGACCGCACGCCGAATTGCACCTTTACTTCTTTCAATGCCTACGAAGTGACTTCGACCCCTTCGGGCACCACTTGGCATCGCAATGTGATTTTCCGCAATGATAAGGTGGTCGCGAAACCCATTACCGCCATCGATATGGCGGTTGAATCCAACCCCGATGTGCAAAAAGCGCCCGCCATTTTCTGGACGTTCGATAGTAATGGCAATTCCGTACCTCCCAAGCCGGAAAACCTTTGGAATGGTTTGGATTGGTCTTGTCTGCAAGGCCACGATACCACACCCGGTACGGCGACCCGCTGCGATGTATTAACCATCCCCCATAACACTAATATCGGGGGCGGCGTGAAAGCCCCGAATGGAATGGTCCTGATTCCCCCGTCGTTTTATCCGCCGGGAAATACGGCGCTGGCCGAACAGCGTGCGAATTGGGAACCCTTGGTGGAAATATTCCAGGTCAAGGGCAGTAGCGAATGCCGCTTCGATCCCCGCGCCCAAGCCGGTGTGCTGACGACCGATGAGTTTTGTAATTTTGAATTATTGGATGGGCTAGGGGCACCCAGCGCCGGGGTGAACGGGAGTACCGCACCATCGCCCAGCGATTTCAGCCCCAATGCCTTTGTGCGCAATGTTTGGAAAGATGGTTTGAGCCTCGCCGATAGCTATAAAGACGCCGCGCATCCCAAAGGGATTAATCCTTTCAAAATGGGGGTGGTTTCTGGTTCGGATGCCCATACTGGCGTGTTGGGTTGGCACCCAGAAAATAGGACTTGGCCGGGACATGCGGGCTATGACGATGCCATTCCGACCCGCGCTGGTTCGGCGATAGAAAATAATACCGGCGGTTATACGGTCGCCTGGGCGGAGGAAAACTCTCGCGATGCTATTTTTTCCGCCCTGAAAAGAAAGGAAACTTATGGCACCAGTGGTACACGGCCCATCGTGCGGTTTTTCGCGGGTTGGGATGCCAATATGCCTAGCGACCTGTGCGCGAAGAATTTCGTGCCATACGCCTATCAAAATGGCGTGCCCATGGGCGGGGAATTGGACGCTTTGCCGAAACCCACCAATGCCAAGAAGCCCAGGTTTATCGTCGCGGCCTGGAAGGACGATATGATTAATACCCCTTTGCAGCAAATCCAGATCATTAAAGGCTGGGTAGACCCCGCCACCCAGCAAGCCTACGAGGAAGTTGTCCATGTCGCGGGTGACGACGCGGTCGCGGGCGATGCCCCCGGTGGGGTCGATACCCAATGCCGTAAGCTCGCGACCGGGTATGACCAACTCTGCAAGGTCTGGACGGATAAGAATTTCAATCCCAAGCAACGCGCATTTTATTATGCGCGGGTTTTGGAAACCCCGGTTTGCCGCTGGAGTACGGATATGTGCCAAGCCAATTATGGTTTGAATCCATTGAAGCCGGCCCAGTGCAAGAATACCTTGAATCAACTACGCGCATCCGATAACCCGGAAGATCGGCAGAAAGCGGTCAATGGCGCGGCTTGCTGTAATAACGAAACCACCAAGTTTAATATCGTGCAGCCGGTTATTCAGGAGCGAGCATGGACTTCCCCAATATGGTACGAACCCGCACAATGA
- the amrS gene encoding AmmeMemoRadiSam system radical SAM enzyme, which produces MDLDFDSSSGFPTRYWRSLDDGRVECTLCPRFCKLHPGQRGLCFVRGNRGGKIVLLSYGRSSGFCIDPIEKKPLNHFLPGTPVFSFGTAGCNLACKFCQNWDISKSHEQDALLDQASPALIAEAARQLGCRSVAYTYNDPVIFHEYAIDVAEECRKLEIQSVAVSAGYTCAEPRAEFYRHMDAANIDLKAFSDRFYHKVCGGHLAPVLETLEYIHHQTPVWLEITTLLIPGENDSDQELESLSAWIADKLGPAVPLHFSAFHPDWKMRDIPPTPPETLVRARDIALKNGLRYVYVGNVHHKSGSSTYCHQCGQLLIGRDWYQLSDWNLTAEGKCNRCGTACAGVFEARPGEWGAKRVPVGLNRRATA; this is translated from the coding sequence ATGGACCTGGATTTCGATTCATCCTCGGGGTTCCCCACCCGTTACTGGCGGTCTTTGGACGATGGCCGCGTCGAATGCACGTTGTGCCCCAGGTTTTGCAAGCTGCACCCAGGCCAGCGCGGCCTGTGTTTTGTGCGCGGCAACCGGGGCGGGAAAATCGTGCTGTTATCCTATGGCCGGTCGAGCGGATTCTGTATCGACCCCATCGAGAAAAAACCCCTCAACCATTTTTTGCCAGGCACGCCGGTATTTTCCTTCGGCACAGCGGGCTGCAATCTGGCTTGTAAATTCTGCCAGAATTGGGATATCAGTAAATCCCACGAACAGGATGCTCTATTGGACCAAGCCAGCCCGGCCTTGATCGCCGAAGCCGCCCGGCAATTGGGCTGCCGCAGCGTGGCTTATACCTATAACGACCCGGTGATTTTCCATGAATACGCCATCGACGTGGCCGAGGAATGCCGGAAACTCGAAATACAATCGGTGGCGGTTTCGGCGGGGTATACGTGCGCCGAGCCACGGGCCGAGTTCTACCGGCATATGGACGCGGCCAATATCGATTTGAAAGCCTTCAGCGACCGCTTTTACCACAAGGTTTGCGGCGGGCATCTGGCCCCGGTGCTGGAAACCCTGGAATATATCCATCACCAAACCCCAGTATGGCTGGAAATCACCACCTTGCTGATTCCAGGGGAAAACGACTCCGACCAGGAATTGGAAAGCTTGAGCGCCTGGATAGCGGATAAGCTGGGACCGGCCGTGCCCTTGCATTTCTCGGCTTTCCATCCCGATTGGAAGATGCGCGACATCCCCCCGACCCCGCCGGAAACCTTGGTCCGGGCGCGGGACATCGCGCTGAAGAATGGCCTTAGGTATGTCTATGTCGGCAATGTGCATCACAAATCCGGGTCCAGCACCTATTGCCACCAGTGTGGACAATTATTGATCGGGCGCGATTGGTACCAGCTTTCGGATTGGAACCTGACGGCGGAAGGAAAATGTAATCGCTGCGGTACGGCTTGTGCGGGGGTATTCGAGGCGCGGCCTGGGGAATGGGGAGCGAAGCGGGTGCCGGTGGGCTTGAATCGGCGGGCGACGGCTTAG
- a CDS encoding helix-hairpin-helix domain-containing protein — protein MGDTVIVEANTGEKITVETLFEKPKRFAIHALDEVGKLRVRPVSRVMWNGPKPVFELTTALGKRITATGNHPFRTLNGWTHLENLNVGDRIAVPRKLQVAAEKSWPRHELITLAGLLSEGNTCHPTCLYFYGNEPTLVEDFATAAAQFPDSVARVYPRLNNRLEVCVSTGRDTRFKTGQMPWNASQPQVSGCLALVAESEPPPSRSGAFLWAESLGILGLKATQKAIPAQVFQLCDADLKLFIGRLWAGDGFIATESQAIPPYYATSSRTLAEDVQTLLLRLGIISRIESKQFKYRGGLKPGFAVWLLGENSLDVFAKDVVPHIVGRDAQVELLRGRLAATQPGMTSKDIIPAEVRAWVAAERIRTGLTWKELAERSGVSMKEFLGKGSAKKQGFRRFTIARLARFLGSERLASLAGSDIFWDRVVSIEPKGVINTYDLTVEEDHNFVANGIIVHNSHSAAYALVSYQTAWLKTHYPAAFMAAVLSSDMDKTDKVVVFIEECRQMRLTLLPPDINRSEFRFTVLPGGAIQYGLGAIKGVGENAIGDILEERRRNGPYQDLYDFCQRIDLRKANRRVLEALIRGGALDSFDANRARHLAELPDALKAAEQHGAMADSGQDDLFGLLGGGAVEAVEKPTRPVVQVEPWSEAERLEHEKNTLGLYLTGHPISPYEADIVQFVTDRLGPLAEKHDRSPATPSWQRQETKIVVAGLVVELRTKQNKSGKRMGFATLDDRTGRLEVAVFSEAFEKYRDYLEKDSLLVAVGNLGFDDFAGQLRLSAERLLRIEEARAEFAKRLTIAWPGPETALAVDELRELLAPHRGGACPVLVEYRGRSAQGLIQLGQAWRVVPGAELLARLEKRIGAERVKLLYQ, from the coding sequence ATTGGTGACACAGTTATTGTAGAGGCTAATACCGGAGAAAAAATCACAGTTGAAACGCTTTTTGAAAAACCCAAGAGATTCGCTATACACGCGCTCGATGAAGTCGGAAAATTACGGGTAAGGCCCGTATCCCGCGTGATGTGGAATGGACCGAAGCCAGTATTTGAATTGACGACCGCCTTGGGCAAGCGGATTACCGCGACGGGCAATCACCCATTCCGCACCTTGAACGGCTGGACCCACCTTGAAAACTTGAATGTCGGCGACCGCATCGCCGTGCCCCGTAAACTCCAGGTCGCGGCGGAAAAATCCTGGCCCCGGCATGAGTTGATTACCTTGGCGGGCCTACTATCGGAAGGCAACACCTGCCACCCCACTTGCCTATATTTTTATGGCAACGAACCCACGTTGGTCGAGGATTTCGCGACCGCCGCCGCACAATTCCCGGATTCGGTGGCCCGCGTCTATCCACGCCTCAATAATCGGCTTGAGGTCTGCGTCAGTACCGGGCGGGACACCCGGTTCAAAACGGGGCAGATGCCTTGGAATGCAAGCCAACCCCAGGTGTCTGGGTGTTTGGCGCTGGTTGCGGAATCCGAGCCGCCACCCAGCAGGAGCGGGGCTTTCCTGTGGGCGGAAAGCCTGGGTATTTTGGGCCTAAAAGCCACGCAAAAAGCTATTCCGGCGCAAGTATTCCAACTGTGCGATGCTGATTTGAAGCTGTTTATAGGCCGATTATGGGCGGGCGATGGTTTTATCGCCACCGAATCCCAAGCGATACCGCCCTATTATGCGACTTCTTCCAGGACTTTGGCCGAAGATGTGCAAACTTTGTTATTAAGGCTGGGAATCATCAGTCGTATAGAATCCAAGCAATTCAAATATCGCGGCGGCTTGAAGCCGGGATTTGCCGTTTGGTTGCTGGGGGAAAATAGCTTGGATGTTTTCGCCAAGGATGTTGTGCCCCATATTGTAGGACGCGATGCCCAGGTCGAGTTATTGCGCGGGCGCTTGGCGGCTACGCAACCCGGCATGACCAGCAAGGATATTATTCCTGCGGAAGTCCGCGCCTGGGTTGCCGCCGAGCGCATACGGACGGGATTGACTTGGAAGGAATTGGCAGAACGCTCGGGCGTCTCTATGAAAGAATTCTTGGGCAAGGGATCGGCGAAGAAGCAGGGATTTCGGCGCTTCACGATAGCGCGTCTGGCCCGGTTTTTAGGGTCGGAGCGGCTCGCGTCCTTGGCTGGTTCCGATATATTCTGGGACCGTGTGGTATCCATCGAACCCAAGGGAGTTATCAATACCTATGATCTGACGGTCGAAGAGGACCATAATTTTGTCGCCAACGGGATTATAGTCCATAATTCCCATTCCGCCGCATATGCTTTAGTTTCCTACCAAACCGCCTGGCTCAAAACCCATTATCCCGCCGCCTTCATGGCCGCGGTGTTATCCTCCGATATGGACAAGACCGACAAGGTCGTCGTGTTCATCGAGGAATGCCGCCAAATGCGGCTGACCCTGTTGCCGCCCGATATCAACCGCTCCGAATTCCGCTTCACCGTGCTGCCCGGCGGCGCGATCCAATACGGCCTCGGGGCCATCAAGGGCGTGGGCGAGAACGCCATCGGCGATATCCTGGAAGAGCGCCGCCGCAACGGCCCTTATCAAGACCTCTACGACTTCTGTCAGCGCATCGACCTCAGGAAGGCCAACCGCCGGGTGCTGGAAGCCTTGATCCGGGGCGGGGCGCTGGATTCGTTCGACGCCAACCGCGCCCGCCATCTGGCCGAATTGCCCGACGCCCTCAAGGCCGCCGAGCAACACGGGGCCATGGCCGATTCCGGGCAGGACGATTTGTTCGGCCTGTTGGGCGGCGGCGCGGTCGAGGCGGTGGAAAAGCCGACCCGGCCCGTGGTCCAGGTCGAGCCTTGGAGCGAGGCCGAGCGGCTCGAACATGAAAAAAACACTTTGGGGCTTTATCTCACCGGCCATCCCATCAGCCCCTACGAGGCGGACATTGTCCAATTCGTCACCGACCGCCTGGGACCGCTGGCCGAGAAGCACGATAGGAGTCCCGCCACCCCGAGTTGGCAACGCCAGGAAACCAAGATCGTGGTGGCCGGGCTGGTGGTGGAACTCCGCACCAAGCAGAACAAATCCGGCAAGCGCATGGGTTTCGCGACCCTGGACGACCGCACCGGGCGGCTGGAGGTCGCGGTGTTTTCCGAGGCGTTCGAGAAATACCGGGATTATCTGGAAAAGGACAGCTTGTTGGTGGCTGTGGGCAACCTGGGCTTTGACGATTTCGCCGGGCAATTGCGGCTGAGCGCCGAGCGGTTGCTGCGTATCGAGGAAGCGCGGGCCGAATTCGCCAAGCGCCTGACCATCGCCTGGCCGGGACCGGAGACGGCGCTGGCGGTGGACGAATTGCGGGAATTGCTCGCGCCGCACCGGGGCGGGGCGTGCCCGGTCCTGGTCGAATACCGGGGCCGTTCGGCCCAGGGCTTGATCCAACTGGGGCAGGCGTGGCGGGTGGTGCCGGGAGCCGAATTGCTGGCCCGGCTGGAAAAGCGGATCGGGGCGGAGCGGGTGAAACTGCTTTATCAATGA
- the amrB gene encoding AmmeMemoRadiSam system protein B: MTTFRRPAVAGAFYPADARPLHDMVQGFLSGSTAVGNPPKAIIAPHAGYVYSGPIAANAYVLLAPNRGTIRRVVLMGPSHRVGFQGIAATQADAYTTPLGDIPIDRAAIAKILSLPFVGYLDQAHAQEHSLEVHLPFLQEILGEFQMVPLVAGNATPEQVAAVLDLLWGGPETLLVISSDLSHYHDYATAQKLDQAASQAIENLDWAALDHESACGRVPVSGLLYAARRRGMRVRTVDLRNSGDTAGGKDRVVGYGAYVFE, translated from the coding sequence ATGACTACTTTCCGTAGACCCGCCGTCGCCGGAGCGTTCTATCCCGCCGACGCCCGCCCACTCCACGACATGGTCCAGGGCTTCCTGTCGGGGTCCACGGCGGTGGGGAATCCGCCCAAGGCCATCATCGCCCCGCACGCCGGTTATGTCTATTCCGGTCCCATCGCCGCCAATGCCTATGTTTTGCTCGCGCCTAACCGGGGCACAATCCGGCGGGTGGTTTTGATGGGTCCGTCGCACCGGGTGGGTTTTCAGGGCATCGCCGCCACCCAGGCCGACGCCTACACCACGCCGTTGGGGGATATTCCGATAGACCGGGCGGCTATCGCAAAGATTCTGTCCTTGCCGTTCGTGGGTTATCTCGACCAGGCCCATGCCCAGGAGCATAGCCTGGAGGTGCATTTGCCATTCTTGCAAGAGATATTGGGTGAATTCCAAATGGTGCCCCTGGTGGCGGGGAATGCCACACCTGAACAGGTGGCGGCGGTATTGGATTTATTATGGGGTGGGCCGGAAACCTTGCTGGTCATTAGTTCCGACCTCAGCCATTACCATGATTACGCCACCGCCCAAAAGTTGGACCAAGCCGCTTCCCAGGCCATCGAAAACCTGGATTGGGCGGCTTTGGATCATGAATCGGCCTGTGGCCGGGTGCCGGTCAGCGGTTTGTTATACGCGGCCCGCCGCCGGGGTATGCGGGTGCGGACCGTCGATTTACGCAACTCCGGCGATACCGCCGGTGGTAAAGATCGTGTTGTGGGGTATGGTGCCTATGTCTTCGAATAA
- the amrA gene encoding AmmeMemoRadiSam system protein A — protein MSSNKCALPENLQKVVLNLAQTSIKVGLANQAAPKVDVQAFPPELRELRATFVTLELDGHLRGCIGSLSASRPLVEDVVENAFAAAFRDPRFPPVTEVERARLAIHVSLLTPAEPMSFRSEEDLLGQIVPGVDGLILEDAGRRGTFLPAVWESLPEPWQFLMHLKRKAGLSEHHWSDTVKVWRYRTEVVG, from the coding sequence ATGTCTTCGAATAAATGTGCGCTGCCGGAGAATCTGCAAAAAGTGGTGTTGAATCTCGCCCAAACCTCGATCAAGGTCGGGCTGGCCAACCAAGCGGCTCCCAAGGTCGATGTGCAGGCGTTCCCGCCCGAACTCCGGGAACTACGCGCTACATTCGTGACTTTAGAGTTGGACGGGCATTTGCGGGGCTGTATTGGTTCTTTGAGCGCGAGCCGACCCTTGGTGGAAGACGTGGTGGAAAACGCCTTCGCTGCCGCGTTCCGCGACCCGCGGTTTCCGCCGGTGACGGAGGTGGAACGGGCGCGGCTGGCTATCCATGTGTCGCTGTTGACGCCCGCCGAGCCGATGAGTTTCCGGTCGGAAGAGGATTTGCTGGGGCAGATCGTGCCGGGGGTGGATGGTTTGATTTTGGAGGACGCGGGACGGCGCGGGACGTTTTTACCCGCGGTGTGGGAGTCCTTGCCCGAGCCTTGGCAATTCCTCATGCATTTGAAGCGCAAGGCCGGGTTGTCCGAGCATCATTGGTCGGACACGGTGAAGGTTTGGCGGTATCGGACGGAAGTGGTGGGTTAG
- a CDS encoding HupE/UreJ family protein, which produces MIRLLLWLALLNLFSMPGYAHQFAPALLELQELNGDQVGVRWKEPLIRVLGSQLQPALPVDCAALDTPTVSEENTGRVSKWTLRCQGGLVGKKLEVANIASSGANVLLRVRFLDGHVLRQILSPAEPGITIPDIEDRWAVFWNYAKLGIEHIMSGIDHLLFVLGLTLLVPGKRLLATVTAFTVGHSITLALAALGWIHVSTTAIETGIALSIYMLAVELAGRDRRGFLGRYPWGMAGAFGLLHGLGFAGALSQVGLPDGEIPLALFAFNIGIECGQVAFIAVVLLIWSGLRRVPYRWPEYIRLIPAYSIGSLSVFWFFQRI; this is translated from the coding sequence ATGATACGTTTACTGTTATGGCTCGCCTTGTTGAATCTATTCAGTATGCCTGGATATGCCCATCAATTCGCTCCGGCCTTATTGGAACTGCAAGAATTAAATGGCGATCAGGTTGGGGTACGCTGGAAAGAGCCGCTCATCAGGGTGCTAGGAAGCCAATTGCAGCCGGCATTGCCCGTGGATTGCGCGGCGCTGGATACGCCTACGGTCAGCGAGGAAAATACCGGGCGGGTGTCGAAATGGACCCTGCGCTGCCAAGGTGGTTTGGTTGGGAAAAAGCTGGAAGTGGCGAATATCGCCAGCAGCGGTGCCAATGTATTATTAAGAGTCAGGTTTTTGGATGGTCATGTTTTGCGCCAAATATTAAGCCCGGCGGAGCCGGGTATCACTATTCCAGATATTGAGGATCGATGGGCGGTATTCTGGAATTATGCCAAGCTAGGCATCGAGCATATTATGAGCGGGATCGACCATTTGCTGTTTGTATTGGGCTTGACCCTGTTGGTGCCCGGCAAACGGTTATTGGCAACGGTCACGGCATTTACCGTAGGGCATAGTATAACCTTGGCTTTGGCGGCGCTGGGCTGGATTCATGTATCGACCACGGCGATAGAAACTGGGATCGCCTTGAGTATTTACATGCTGGCGGTGGAACTTGCCGGTCGCGATAGGCGCGGGTTCTTAGGCCGCTATCCTTGGGGGATGGCGGGAGCGTTCGGGTTATTGCATGGACTGGGATTTGCCGGAGCCTTGTCGCAGGTGGGCTTGCCGGATGGGGAAATCCCATTGGCTTTGTTTGCATTTAATATCGGCATAGAATGTGGGCAAGTGGCATTTATCGCCGTGGTATTGCTAATATGGAGTGGCTTGAGGAGGGTGCCCTATCGCTGGCCGGAATATATACGGCTAATCCCGGCCTATTCAATCGGCTCGCTTTCGGTATTTTGGTTCTTTCAGCGTATCTAA
- a CDS encoding DUF1254 domain-containing protein, protein MKKKNINAQTTLMLLAAIAPAACGWKAVTPTAPPGQAATDAAKEQEGLQAGIEAVVYGFPLVIMDATRKKMSNVAMAGPTAAPVNQFSHMPQFPDASFKDVVRANVDTLYSTAWLDLSKEPIVLSVPDTHGRYYLMPMLDAWTNIFASPGKRTTGTRPGHYAITGPGWTGNLPADVKPLKSPTNLVWIIGRTQTNGPKDYAAVHAVQRQYQLTPLSAFGKPYTPPPAAVDPTVDMRLAPVEAVAKMGSAAFFNTLTALMQDNPPPPADAPVLAKLAKIGIVPGQPFDPAKLDPALAKGLEQALPAALEKLTAASKQAGAPVNGWRIPSMQLADFGTDYGTRAVVALIGLGANLAADAVYPSAYVDGEGQPLNGAHRYVLHFAKGEEPPVRAFWSVTMYDPGSFFVPNPANRYAVSSWMPFKRNADGSLDLFIQADPPGQAQAANWLPAPKGEFNLTMRMYWPNDQTPSVLDGTWKPPALKPVP, encoded by the coding sequence ATGAAGAAAAAAAACATCAACGCACAGACCACCCTCATGCTACTGGCCGCCATCGCCCCTGCGGCATGCGGTTGGAAAGCGGTCACGCCAACGGCCCCCCCAGGCCAAGCCGCCACGGACGCGGCCAAGGAGCAGGAAGGCCTCCAAGCCGGCATCGAAGCGGTCGTCTATGGTTTTCCGCTGGTCATCATGGACGCCACCCGCAAGAAGATGTCGAACGTGGCGATGGCCGGACCCACAGCGGCTCCCGTCAACCAGTTTTCGCACATGCCGCAATTCCCGGATGCTTCGTTCAAGGACGTGGTACGCGCCAATGTCGATACCCTTTATTCGACGGCGTGGCTAGACCTGTCCAAGGAACCCATCGTGCTGTCGGTGCCCGACACCCATGGCCGCTACTACCTGATGCCGATGCTCGACGCCTGGACCAATATCTTCGCCTCCCCCGGCAAGCGCACCACCGGAACCCGGCCAGGACATTACGCGATCACCGGGCCGGGCTGGACCGGCAATCTACCCGCCGACGTGAAACCACTGAAGTCGCCGACCAACCTGGTCTGGATCATCGGGCGCACGCAGACCAATGGCCCGAAAGACTACGCCGCCGTGCATGCGGTCCAGCGGCAATACCAACTCACGCCCCTGTCGGCGTTCGGGAAACCCTACACCCCGCCCCCGGCGGCGGTGGACCCGACGGTCGATATGCGGTTGGCACCGGTCGAAGCCGTTGCCAAGATGGGCAGCGCGGCCTTCTTCAATACGCTGACCGCCCTGATGCAGGACAACCCCCCGCCCCCGGCGGATGCGCCGGTACTGGCCAAGCTCGCCAAGATCGGCATCGTGCCAGGACAGCCCTTCGATCCCGCCAAGCTCGATCCGGCCTTGGCGAAGGGATTGGAGCAGGCGCTGCCGGCCGCGCTGGAAAAACTGACGGCCGCTTCCAAGCAGGCCGGCGCCCCCGTCAACGGTTGGCGGATTCCGTCGATGCAACTGGCCGACTTCGGCACGGACTACGGGACGCGGGCGGTGGTCGCGCTGATCGGGCTCGGGGCGAATTTGGCCGCGGACGCCGTATATCCATCGGCCTATGTCGATGGCGAAGGCCAACCGCTCAACGGGGCCCACCGCTACGTCCTGCATTTCGCCAAGGGCGAGGAACCGCCGGTCCGCGCCTTCTGGTCGGTGACGATGTACGACCCCGGCTCGTTCTTCGTCCCCAACCCGGCCAACCGCTACGCCGTGAGCAGTTGGATGCCGTTCAAGCGCAATGCCGACGGCTCGCTCGACCTCTTCATCCAGGCCGACCCACCCGGCCAGGCGCAGGCGGCGAACTGGCTGCCCGCCCCCAAGGGCGAATTCAATCTGACGATGCGCATGTACTGGCCCAACGACCAAACCCCCTCGGTGCTGGACGGGACCTGGAAGCCGCCCGCGCTCAAGCCAGTCCCATGA
- a CDS encoding peptidylprolyl isomerase, whose product MDFPNMVRTRTMIAEALRKPALHFLILGTFLYGGEAYYKTRVYPGPGSPKQVVIPHYEIEKARQEFFAVNNRLPDTREQEAMNSALVDNEVLYQYALYLGLNSQPVVQRRLAQIAAFVEENPDEAKSMETLASQAQRIGLQEGDLVVRRMMIDGARRLIRAGILARLPDDELLQAYLKENPGQFQRPGKTRLVQLTFNAFAHGKNAEAKANEVLSKIRKNALSPEQAVRLGDDFWIDSSIPLATDQELMRDFDQGFALAIKAIPLNLWSGPVKSRYGQHLVLIQERTSPYVPALDEIRKEVKQRLLQKLADEWLALRLQQLKQEFKVRVQ is encoded by the coding sequence ATGGACTTCCCCAATATGGTACGAACCCGCACAATGATCGCGGAGGCGCTGCGTAAACCCGCCTTGCATTTTTTAATACTGGGTACATTCCTTTATGGTGGAGAGGCTTATTATAAAACACGGGTTTATCCAGGCCCTGGATCGCCGAAGCAAGTCGTGATTCCTCATTATGAGATAGAAAAAGCGCGGCAAGAGTTTTTCGCGGTCAACAACCGCTTGCCCGATACGCGGGAACAAGAGGCGATGAATAGCGCCTTGGTGGATAACGAGGTGCTTTATCAATATGCCTTATATCTGGGGTTGAATAGCCAGCCTGTCGTACAAAGGCGGCTGGCCCAGATCGCGGCTTTTGTCGAGGAAAACCCGGACGAGGCGAAATCCATGGAGACCTTGGCCTCGCAGGCGCAGCGGATCGGCTTGCAGGAAGGGGATTTGGTAGTTCGCAGGATGATGATCGATGGTGCCCGGCGCCTCATCCGCGCCGGGATTTTGGCACGCCTGCCAGACGATGAGTTATTACAGGCTTATTTGAAGGAGAATCCAGGCCAGTTCCAGCGGCCTGGAAAAACCCGTTTGGTACAACTTACTTTCAACGCTTTCGCGCATGGTAAGAATGCCGAGGCCAAAGCCAACGAGGTTTTGTCGAAGATTAGGAAAAACGCTTTGTCGCCCGAGCAGGCGGTGCGATTGGGTGATGATTTTTGGATCGATTCTTCCATACCCTTGGCCACGGACCAGGAATTGATGCGGGATTTCGATCAAGGTTTCGCCCTGGCGATCAAGGCGATTCCGCTGAATCTCTGGTCCGGCCCGGTGAAATCACGTTATGGGCAACATTTGGTTTTGATCCAAGAACGCACCAGCCCTTATGTTCCTGCTTTGGACGAGATACGCAAGGAAGTCAAACAACGCTTATTGCAAAAACTGGCGGATGAATGGTTAGCTTTGCGGTTACAGCAATTGAAGCAGGAATTCAAGGTGAGGGTGCAATGA